A genome region from Staphylococcus capitis subsp. capitis includes the following:
- the rpsR gene encoding 30S ribosomal protein S18, with translation MAGGPRRGGRRRKKVCYFTANGITHIDYKDTELLKRFISERGKILPRRVTGTSAKYQRMLTTAIKRARHMALLPYVKEEQ, from the coding sequence ATGGCAGGTGGACCAAGAAGAGGCGGACGTCGTCGTAAAAAAGTTTGCTATTTCACAGCAAATGGAATTACACACATCGACTATAAAGACACTGAATTATTAAAACGTTTTATCTCTGAACGCGGTAAAATCTTACCACGTCGTGTAACAGGCACTTCAGCTAAATATCAACGTATGTTGACTACAGCTATTAAACGTGCTCGTCATATGGCTTTATTACCATATGTAAAAGAAGAACAATAA
- the ssb gene encoding single-stranded DNA-binding protein encodes MLNRVVLVGRLTKDPEYRTTPSGVSVATFTLAVNRTFTNAQGEREADFINCVVFRRQAENVNNYLSKGSLAGVDGRIQSRSYENQEGRRIFVTEVVCDSVQFLEPKNSQQGGQRSQNNDFQDYGQGFGGQQSGQNTSYNNNNSSNSNQSDNPFANANGPIDISDDDLPF; translated from the coding sequence ATGTTAAATAGAGTTGTATTAGTAGGTCGTTTAACGAAAGATCCAGAATACAGAACCACTCCCTCAGGCGTAAGTGTAGCGACATTTACTCTAGCAGTTAATCGTACTTTCACGAATGCTCAAGGGGAACGCGAAGCTGATTTCATTAACTGTGTTGTCTTTAGAAGACAAGCTGAAAATGTTAATAACTACTTATCTAAAGGTAGTTTAGCTGGCGTTGATGGTCGCATACAATCGCGTAGTTATGAAAATCAAGAAGGTCGTCGTATTTTTGTTACTGAAGTTGTGTGTGATAGTGTTCAATTCCTTGAACCTAAGAATTCACAACAAGGTGGCCAACGTTCACAAAACAACGATTTCCAAGACTATGGTCAAGGATTCGGTGGTCAACAATCAGGACAAAATACGTCTTACAATAACAATAATTCATCAAACTCTAATCAATCAGACAACCCATTTGCAAATGCTAATGGCCCAATCGATATTAGTGATGATGATTTACCATTCTAA
- the rpsF gene encoding 30S ribosomal protein S6: protein MRTYEIMYIVRPNIEEDAKKAVVERFNGILDSEGSEVLEEKDWGKRRLAYEINDFKEGFYNIVRIKTDNNKATDEFQRLAKINDDIIRYIVIREDQDK, encoded by the coding sequence ATGAGAACATATGAAATTATGTATATCGTACGTCCTAACATTGAAGAAGATGCTAAAAAAGCTGTAGTTGAGCGTTTTAACGGTATCTTAGATTCAGAAGGATCAGAAGTTTTAGAAGAAAAAGACTGGGGTAAACGTCGCCTAGCTTATGAAATCAATGATTTCAAAGAAGGTTTCTATAACATCGTACGTATTAAAACAGATAACAATAAAGCTACAGACGAATTCCAACGTCTAGCTAAAATCAATGACGATATCATCCGTTACATCGTTATCCGCGAAGACCAAGATAAGTAA
- a CDS encoding HAD family hydrolase, which yields MARKVKLVIFDLDNTLFSFNNLWIKANKDTFEEYTLFKDIEYSDFMKLYKKYDLYFWEQHDEGIITLDELRELRLIKTLKHFDIDISHAEANKYFQSFFTKLLSSITVNRKINDLLLSLKENVNIAILTNGKLKEQNTKIDNLDIRSIFEKNIFISQNIGYEKPDPKAFLNVTSNLNVNPEECLFIGDSFKNDILGALDVNMAAIWLTNSDKDTELYKKNGLCGCEDNIEVLLKKLLNDEYKDFTINN from the coding sequence ATGGCTAGAAAAGTGAAATTGGTTATTTTTGATTTAGATAATACGCTATTTTCTTTTAATAATTTATGGATAAAAGCTAATAAAGATACTTTTGAAGAATATACGTTATTTAAAGACATAGAGTATAGTGATTTTATGAAATTATATAAGAAATATGATTTATATTTTTGGGAACAGCATGATGAAGGGATTATTACCTTAGATGAATTGCGAGAGTTAAGATTAATTAAAACTTTAAAACATTTTGATATAGATATTTCTCATGCAGAAGCTAATAAGTATTTCCAATCCTTTTTTACTAAATTGCTGTCTAGTATAACTGTTAATAGAAAAATAAATGATTTGCTTTTGTCCTTGAAAGAAAATGTAAACATCGCCATCCTTACCAATGGTAAGCTTAAAGAACAGAACACTAAAATTGATAACCTCGATATTAGATCAATATTCGAAAAGAATATTTTTATATCTCAGAATATAGGTTATGAAAAGCCGGACCCTAAAGCATTTTTAAATGTCACGTCTAATCTAAACGTCAATCCTGAAGAGTGCTTGTTTATAGGAGATTCTTTTAAAAATGACATCTTGGGAGCATTAGATGTTAATATGGCTGCCATTTGGTTAACTAATTCTGATAAAGATACAGAATTATATAAAAAGAATGGTCTTTGTGGTTGCGAAGATAATATAGAAGTTCTACTAAAAAAGCTCCTTAATGATGAATATAAAGATTTTACAATTAATAACTAG
- a CDS encoding NUDIX domain-containing protein, whose product MILQKTNLIPIFDRNFKNILMCKRINPPFKNMYNLIGGKVEESESIKSSVYREMLEETPLTCDDVILHPIMDITYYQNKQQIYVYSGILNKNYIPPANYEQPLYWIGLQSNFNDLDIFAGNGNLYHILKQSSYILKGV is encoded by the coding sequence ATGATATTGCAAAAGACCAATCTAATTCCAATTTTTGATAGAAACTTCAAAAATATCTTAATGTGTAAAAGAATTAATCCACCTTTTAAAAATATGTATAATTTGATAGGCGGAAAGGTTGAAGAAAGTGAAAGTATTAAGTCTAGTGTATATAGGGAAATGTTAGAAGAGACACCCCTAACATGCGATGATGTGATACTGCATCCAATAATGGATATAACATATTATCAAAACAAACAGCAGATATATGTTTATTCTGGTATACTAAACAAAAACTATATACCACCTGCAAATTATGAACAACCACTTTATTGGATAGGCCTTCAAAGCAACTTTAATGATCTTGATATTTTTGCAGGCAATGGTAATTTATACCATATTTTAAAACAATCTTCATACATTTTAAAAGGCGTGTGA
- a CDS encoding EamA family transporter — MSKKPSVIGGIAALFVGISFGFNSNIVKMANVNGVETINIILYQLVIGLVYFIIRYLVSNPTYKSFTPNILKNPFNYIAGITTELTGICYYSSIKLTNPSIASLGLFQFPWILFLLGVIFNKERFNYKHILSIIMLWIGSFILIGANITQISFLGCLWGLFAGVSFATNMFTLPKTTNHGFIKVYIYLQ, encoded by the coding sequence ATGTCTAAAAAACCTTCTGTTATCGGTGGAATAGCTGCTTTGTTCGTTGGAATTTCATTTGGTTTTAATTCTAATATAGTCAAAATGGCTAATGTAAATGGTGTAGAAACTATCAATATAATACTATATCAATTAGTAATAGGTTTAGTATATTTTATAATCCGATATTTAGTTTCTAATCCAACTTATAAAAGTTTTACACCTAATATTTTAAAAAATCCATTTAACTATATTGCTGGTATTACTACAGAGCTAACAGGTATTTGCTATTATTCATCGATCAAATTAACTAATCCAAGCATAGCATCACTAGGTTTATTCCAATTTCCATGGATATTATTTTTGTTAGGTGTGATCTTTAACAAAGAAAGATTTAATTATAAACACATTCTTTCTATTATAATGCTTTGGATTGGCTCGTTTATTTTAATTGGTGCTAATATTACACAAATAAGTTTCCTAGGGTGCTTATGGGGTTTGTTTGCAGGAGTATCATTTGCAACAAATATGTTTACATTACCTAAAACAACCAATCATGGATTTATAAAGGTATATATATATTTGCAATAG
- a CDS encoding NUDIX domain-containing protein, which translates to MIKKVAAVIIKNDCILSVSKKKAPNFYMLPGGKYEGTENDIEALSRELREELNVTISKMEFFGDYEDISMLENEKLFLRTYITEINGEPHPDNEIHNVKWIPIHANCNTEIGSGIAKFVNL; encoded by the coding sequence ATGATTAAAAAAGTTGCTGCTGTCATTATAAAAAATGATTGTATTTTATCCGTTAGTAAAAAGAAAGCACCCAATTTTTATATGTTACCTGGCGGTAAATATGAAGGGACAGAAAATGACATTGAAGCGTTATCAAGGGAATTGAGAGAAGAGCTAAATGTAACTATTTCAAAAATGGAATTTTTTGGTGATTATGAAGATATTTCTATGTTAGAAAATGAAAAGTTATTTTTAAGAACATATATCACTGAAATAAACGGCGAACCACATCCAGATAATGAGATTCATAATGTGAAATGGATACCTATTCATGCAAACTGTAACACTGAAATAGGTAGTGGCATTGCTAAATTTGTAAATTTGTAA